One Nostoc sp. CENA543 genomic window, ATTAAAACCGCATTAATGGCATTTTGACGACGATTTTTTTGTAACCAATCACGAGCATAAATTGCCGCATCATATAATTTTGTTCCACCATCGGCTCTTAGTCCACTGATAAATTGCAGACCGCGATCGCGCCCTTCGGGTGTACCATCTACTAACACTGGGGGACGAATATCAGAATCAAAGTCTATAAGGGCAATTTGCTCCTTAACTCCCAAGTTCTTCACATAATTTAATAAAGTATTCTGTACTGCTGGTAGCTTATTTCCTTCCATTGAACCCGAAGAATCAACCACTACCACCACTAGCGAAGGTTTCTTAGAAGCTTCCTGCCAAGATTTCAACATCGCATCCACCACCTCTGGTTTTGGTGGTCGCAGGGAATCATACTTAGCTTGAGAGTCCACACCAAAATCTGGCGCAAACTTTCCACCCAAAGCCACACCAGGAGTTCCAGGACGTAAACCCAAGTCGGTGGCAATTTTTTGAGTTTCAGGCGATCGCCAATAGGTGATAAACTTTTCTGCGGCTGCTTTCTCATCCGCACTCACCCAAGGCACATTCGGTATAATTGCCCGCATATTAGAAGTAAACGTCACTTTGGGATACACGGCTGTATAACGCTGTTGTCCTGGCTGCAAGCTAGAGTTCGCCGCAATCACACTAGACTCATATACAGACCCCACAGAAGCCCAAAACGGCCCATTTTTTACCATCGCTTGGGCAAGAGAGTTAGTAGAAACCCCATAACGGGTAATCTTGCTTTGAATTTGCTGAATTTGCGGCTGAAACTTCTGCACATCAGCAACTGTCAACTCTTCTGGACGTTTACCCGATACACTGGCATATTGAGCTACCAAGGTTTGTAAACCAGAATTAGAACGTGTCGGCGCGGTGTGGACATAGTTAACTGTTAAAGCTGGTGCGCCTGGGTCAATATCTTTGTGAGTTTTCGCCGTTATCAACGCCTGATAAGGATCAGCGACTTTCTTCAGCCCTTCAGCCACATCTGGCTGCGCCATAAACACCATTGGCGTGTTTGCTATTAACTGGGCATCAGTAATTTCTGGGATATAATTTTGCCCTGGATATATTTGGTTAATGCGGTAAATTAGCTGACTGTGATATATATCTCCATCCAGAGAAATAATCGTGGGTAAGTCCGCCGCATCTGCCGACAAAGTGCCATTTTTCAACTGAGTAGCAGAATTAACTACCTGGGTAACTACGTCGCCGCTACCCTGCGCCTCACAACTTACCCGAAATGCCGTCCCGTTATTTAACTTCGGTTGAGTCGCATTAAAATTTTTTGCGGCTTGGGTGCAAAAATCGCCCAAAGCACTACCCACCAAAAGCTTAACTTTCAAACCCGTAAAATTATCATCAGAGTTGGCATTACCATTACAAGCTGTTAGTAACAGTACACCAAAGGCTGCTGTCAAACGCTTAATCGACCAAGACCCTTTGAAAATCATGTATTTATTAGGGAATGGGGAATAGAAAATAGGGAATGAGGAAGAAACTTCCTTGATTTTTACTTATGTATTGTAAAAGTCAATAGGTATCCCGCATCACTGACTTTAGATGATTAAGTACCTCTACAAACCACAAACCCTATGCAGACAATTCCCGAAAAGGTATCAAATTATTTAGTTCATGATGCAGAAAAAACAAATACATCCCATTTGTGCAATAATCAGAATCCGTGAGTTATGGTTCCCTATCTGAAATAGCCTTTTAGCTGCGAAAAAGTTAAAATTTTGTTACAAAGCACTAAAAGCCGATGGGGAAACCGATGTTGTGTCATGACGACACGGTAAAATACATAAGCCTTACTTAACTACAGGGAATCTTATATGGCTCTCCGTCTTGGTGATACAGTACCCAACTTTACACAAGCGTCTACACATGGCGACATAGATTTTTACACATGGGCTGGTGATAGCTGGGTAGTGCTGTTCTCTCACCCTGCTGACTATACACCAGTTTGTACAACTGAATTAGGTACAGTTGCGAAACTCAAACCAGAATTTGACAAGCGCAATGTGAAAGCGATCGCTCTCAGTGTTGATGATGTAGAATCTCACAATGGCTGGGTTGGTGACATCGAAGAAACTCAAAGCACCACCCTTAATTACCCCATTTTGGCAGACGCAGATCGTAAAGTTTCCGACCTTTACGACATGATTCACCCCAACGCTAACGCAGCTGTCACAGTGCGTTCCGTATTTGTAATTGATCCCAACAAAAAACTGCGTCTTTCCTTCACCTACCCCCCCAGCACCGGACGTAACTTTGATGAACTGTTGCGGGTAATTGATTCACTACAACTCACCGATAACTACAGCGTAGCCACCCCTGCTGACTGGAAAGATGGTGATGATTGTGTGATTGTACCTTCTCTCAAAGACCCAGAAGTATTGAAAGAGAAATTCCCCAAAGGCTACCAAGAAATTAAACCCTACTTGCGGATGACTCCTCAGCCTAATAAGTAATGAGTGCTGTTAGCGGAAGCGGGGCGTTAGCCCGTGCTGAGTGAGAATCAGTATTCAGTTTTGAGTAGATGAATTTTTACGTAGTTTCTTTTATTAAGACGCAAAGCTTTATCTTTGCGTTTTTTTGTATTTACGTAAGAATGAAAAATAAAGTCAGATGTTGAACTATGATGCTGTCATCTTCCTTCGTGATCCAAATGCCGCCATCAATGCAAATGACAGATGAACAATTCTTTGATTTCTGTCAAGTAAATCGTGACTTACGCATTGAAATGAATCAGTTCGGAGAAATTTCAATTATGCCGCCTACGGGTTCAGAAACAGGAAATCGTAACTTTAATGTAGCTTTACAGGTAGGAGTTTGGTCAGAAAAAGATGGTACAGGTATTTGTTTTGACTCCAGTACAGGCTTTACATTATCCACGGGTGCAAAACGCTCTCCTGATGCTTCCTGGATGAAATTAGAACGTTGGAATGCTTTATCATCAGAACAACAACAGGTATTTGCACCCATTTGTCCTGATTTTGTCATTGAACTGCGATCGCCTAGCGATAATCTCCAGCCTCTAAAAGATAAAATGGCAGAATATATGCAAGAGCCAGGGGTACAGTTAGGTTTTTTAATCGACCGCAAACACCGCCAAGTTTATATTTATCGTCCCGGCCAACCTGAAGAATGTTTAGAAAATCCTGATACAGTTAGCGCAGATCCTATTTTACCAGGATTTTCCTTGAATATGTCTAAAATTTGGTAGTTATAAGTTGAAAAACCTAAAAAAAATATGTTAAATAATCTAAAAATATTAGAATTAAGTTCGTAGTAAGGACTTTAGTCCTTTCCCGTTCGCGGAGCGTCTCGTAGAGAGAACTAAAGTTCTCACTACAAACCTTTAATGGTTTACCCCGTTCTACTGATTATCATCCTAATCGATTAATAATTGTTGTGATATTGCTTGCAATATAACCAATTGCTAAAGGGGATTTATTATTTAAAAGTAATAGAATTTGTTGGAGATTTTGTACGAGATTTCCACCATAAATCTGCCAGAGTTTTTCTTGTAGTTGATGTAAAATGCGATCGCCGACAATATCATCGCTACCCGGACGCAATAACCAATGGGTTCGCAAAATTTTAAAATCAGCGATATCATGACTCTGCATCACCTGAATTATCTCTTGAGTCCCACTTTCTACTAATTCATCAGTAACAATTTTCATCACCAGTGGTTGTAAGGTAAAAGCTGGTGCATCACTACAGATCCATTTTTCTAAAAGCGATCGCCGCTCCAAGCTGACAATAGCATCTAAAATTGTAGCTGGGTCGAGAGAAATCAGTAAATGAGTTTGCAAGCGGCTAAAAGAGATTGGTTGTTGCCAAATTGCTAACCAATAGAGAATATTTTGCTCTAAATCGCTCAGTTGCTCAAACTGTTGCTTAAAGATAACACGCAAGCGATGACCTCCGGTCGGTCGGAGACCATCGCCAATTACTATCGTATTTTGACTCAGAAAAGCCGCAATATTCCCACCAAACACCGACTGAATCAACGGCGTAACTAGTTTGAGTGCCAAAGGATTGCCGCGATAAAGTTGAATCAGGGGTAATAATCCGATTTCTTTACCTGTGAATCCTCTGGCTTGCAATAGTTTCACCGCATCGTCTTTTGGTAATGCTGTTAACGTGAGACTGCGAACCGTTTTAGTATTTGAGTCAATAATATTTGGTTGTTCTCGACTGGTGAGAATAATGCAACTTTGATGATGAGCGTGGCTTAATTGCTGGATAAATTGATGATAGTGTTTCTCTGACTTATCCAACCCATCCAAAATCAACAAACACCGACGCTGTTGCAGATGGTGAATGAGTTTTGCGGTATCTGAAGGAATATCATCAACCGGAGTTTGCTTAAAGGTGTGGAGGAGTCCATCTAACAGGGAAACTAGGGATGGTGTAAAGTGAAGAGTTTTCCAGATTAACCCATCAAATTTTAACTGAATGCGGTCAGCTAAAGCCAGAGCCAGAGACGTTTTGCCAATGCCAGCAATCCCTGTAATGATGATTAGTTTACAGCGATGAGCTAAAATCCATTCTTCTAACTGAGTTAATTCTTGATTACGTCCATAAAAACTTTCAACATCAGGTGCTTCATCCCAGTCGAGGTATTGTGTAGAGGTTTCCTCGAAGTCTGCGTTAGGGATTTCTGCGATACTTTGCCAATCGTTAATGCCAACAGCCTGACAGATAGCGATGAAAATTTCTTGCTGAATGCGATCGCCTTGCCAAAATCGCCGTAAAGTAGCTCTAGAAGTGTGAGCATCTTGCCACCAACGCGCCGTGCTAGTTTTCGTCCAGCCAAGACGTTTCCGCGCCTTGTCTACAATTCCCAGTCCAGTTGTTGATGCTTTGAGCGAGTTTGACATATATCTGTTAACTGAGCAGATCGTCTCTATTTTGGCTTAACAGAACTTTCTACTCATACAAATCAATAGAATAGTTATGTAGAGATAAATCCAGCCATGAGCATCGTTATTCCTGATGAAATTTTAGCTGCAACCCGTATGACTGATGCTGAACTGAAACAAGAAATTGCAGTTATGCTGTTTCAGAAAGATAAACTCACCCTTGCTCAAGCCAGTCGTTTGGCAGGGATGAACCGGATTGCATTTCAGCATTTGCTTGCCAGTCGTCAAATTCCGGTTCACTACGGCTTGGACGATTTTGAACAAGACATCAAAAACTTGCAGGATATGGGCAGGTTATGATTATTGTCAGCGATACCTCACCGATCAACAATCTTGCAGCCATGAATAATTTCCTAAGTTAATCTTTTAATGAATGGAGCAGTAACTTGGGACGTGCCGCTTTCACCACAGGATACCAATCATGATAATTGACAAATATATAATGTTCATATTCATACCAATTCATTTCACTCTTTTCTTGATTACAATCTCGGCAAATTACCCAGAGGTTGTGAAAATTCATTGATAACCAAGGATATTGCGATCGCGGTAACTTATGATCAATGGTTTTACCACCCTTTACTGAGTAATGCTGCTCACAAATGGGACAGTAACTATCTGAATTCTCCGTCACCCAATCTCTACTTTCTTGGGTAGTTCCACACTCATAATCACCATTGACATAACGCCAGTAATCAAATTCTCTGTATTTTTCAAAGTCTTGATGTGTAAGTTTGTGATAACGCTTATTACCAATCTGATTGGCTAAAGAAAATAATTCTCTAAGACCTTTATTTTCTAGATTCATAAGATTTTAATTAATACCCTGTAGTTCTATAGTATTTTCGATGATTTCTATTATTCTTTGAACCTTGGTAATTATTACTAAAATCAATAAACTCTATTTCTGTGTCAGGAAACTGATTATCTATAGCTTCTGCAATTGCATTTACTTCTACAGCTAACTGTTGATTAAAATTATTAATTTCTTGAAAAGTTTGATATTTATTACCTATCCGATCAGCTTCTAAGAATAATTCTTCCAGTGTTAAATCATTCAAATGATATTCTTGTAAGAGTTCTGTAATTTTTTCGTAAAGAGCAATTACATGATTCCATCCAATATTTTTATAGTTGTTTTCCTTTAACCAGATTTGGTCTGTCTTATGCAGTTTTAGTCTATTGTTAGAATTATTGACTTGAATCAATCGATAACTCATACCCTGGTATTTTCTTTTATTTTTAGCCATAAGACAAATTGCCTAGCCAAGTGTAGATTTAAACATATGAATTAAAGCTTTCCGAATTTCACTGTCTTCATACTGGAGAAGTTGTTTGATATTCATAGTCAGCTTGAGTTTGATTCCATCTATGATATTTTTCAAATCTTTATTATCTTTTTGTAATTGTTGATTAGCTTTAACTAACTCATTATTTTGAGTGTTGGCATTTTGAAGTTGAGTCTCTAACACTTTATTTGTGTTAGATAGATGTTGAATTTGGGTTGCATATTTTTCTTGTTCTTTTTGGTAAGACTGATTTAATCCGTTGATTTTAGCTGTATATTCCTGATGAGTTCTTTCAATCTCTTTATTTTTCTTTGTGACCATACCTTTCTGAGAAGCTTGGAGTCGTTGGCGATTAATGAGTTCTGTACCCGCAAAACGTGAAGTAGCTCGCCGAATCGTAATTTCATCAGGATTGCTTTTAAAGTCAATTACTTCCAACGCTCGCATAGCATCTGCTTTTGTCCATCCCTCGTTTTCCAATAGATTAATCGCTTGTGACTTATTCACGGTTTTTGAGGATTTTTAGTAAAATAAATTACATTCTTTTAGATATATTTTACCCATGTAGTTGAGTTCAAATAACAATTTCAGTCTATTATCAAAAAATATCATTTGACACTGAGCATCGACTGAACACAAAACTGAGCATATCTGCCGAGTCAACCCGCTTACGCTAGAGACATAACATAAAAGCGTGAGGTAACTTATATGACTCAACCTTTAGAACACCAAGCTGGTGGCTTATATGTTCAAACGCCTGAACAACAGCAAATTGCTTTCCCCCTGAAGCATACTGAAGTACAAGCCAAAATTGCGGGGAATATCTCACGGGTGGAAGTTACCCAAAGTTTTGAAAATCCTTTCACAACTACGTTAGAAGCTGTTTATATCTTCCCGTTACCGGATGAGGCGGCTGTTGATGATATGCTGATTCGGATTGGTGAGAAGACTATTAGAGGTAGTATAAAAAAACGCCAAGAAGCACAGCAAATCTACGAACAAGCGAAGCAGCAAGGACGCACCGCCGGACTGTTGGAACAAGAACGGGACAACATTTTTACTCAGTCTCTCGCCAATATTCAACCGGGTGAGCAAATTGATGTGATTATTCGCTACTCTGAAAGTTTAAAATTTACGGCGGGTAATTATGAGTTTGTTTTCCCGATGGTGGTTGCTCCGCGTTACATTCCAGGGATACCAATTGAGGGAAATGCAGGCGGTGTTGGTTCGGCTACTGCACCGATGACGCAAAATCAAGATACAGATATAGTTCCCGATGGTTCACGGTTGAATGCACCTATCTTACCATCGGGTATGCGATCGCCCCACGATATTAATGTCACCATAGAAATTGATGCGGGGGTTGAGGTGCAAAATATCCAGTCTCCTTCTCACCAAATTCAGATAAGTTACGCAGAAAAGCGAGTGTTGGTGAAGTTGGCGGGTGGGGACACAATTCCGAATAAAGACTTGATTTTACGCTATCAAGTAGCAGGCGAATCTACTCAAGCCACCGTACTCAGCCAAGCTGATGAACGGGGTGGACATTTTGCACTATATCTAATTCCTGCACTTCGGTATCGTGAAAATCAGGTTGTTCCTAAAGATGTGGTATTTCTCATTGATACTTCTGGTTCACAAATGGGTGCGCCATTGATGCAATGTCAGGAGTTGATGCGCCGCTTTATTAATGGACTTAATTCTGATGATACTTTTAGTATTGTTGATTTCTCTGATACGACTCGGCAATTATCGCCTGTTCCTCTTGCTAATAATGCCCAAAATCGCACACGCGCTATCAATTATATTAATCGATTGACTGCTAACGGTGGCACGGAGATGTTACGCGGAATTCGTGCTGTGTTGAATTTCCCTGTTACAGATCCTGGACGTTTGCGGAGTATTGTATTGTTGACGGATGGTTATATCGGCAATGAAAACCAAATCCTTGCCGAAGTGCAACAACATCTCCAACCAGGAAACCGCCTTTATAGTTTTGGTGCGGGTAGTTCGGTGAATCGATTTTTACTAAATCGCATTGCAGAATTAGGAAGGGGTATATCTCACATTATTCGCCACGATGAACCAACGGATAAGGTAGTCGATAAATTCTACCGTCAAATTAATAATCCTGTTTTGGCTAACATTAATTTGCAATGGGAAGGCGATGGTGATGCGCCAATTATCTATCCTGCTACGCCTCCAGATTTGTTTGCGGAACAGCCGTTAGTTTTATTTGGTAAAAAGCCTGATGCGCGCGGGGGAAAACTCCACATTACGGGAATCGTTGCGGGTGGTACACGCTATCAAAATACAATTAACCTGGAATTTGAGGAAGCAGGAAACCCAGCCATTGCTCAACTTTGGGGACGTTCCCGCATCAAGGAATTGATGAATAAGATGGTGAGTGGCGACACTAAGTTGGGTGTACAAGCGGTGACGGATACGGCTTTGACTTATCAACTGTTATCGCAATATACAGCTTTTGTAGCGGTGAGTGATGATGTACGAGTTAATTCGCGCCAAGGTTCAGTTGCGGTGCAAGTACCTGTGGAAATGGCTGAAGGTATCAGCTATCAAGGTATTTATGGTAGTGCTGTTAGTGCTGCTGCGCCTCCTCCCATCATGGCAAATATGGTGTCTCCTGCGCCTGAGTTTTTGCAACGTAAGCGAAGCCTAGCATCTCCAATCACGCCAGAAGCGGAAACTGAATTCTCATCCTTTCATCTCGAAGAACTCAATGAATTATCATTCAGTGATCTCAGTGACTGTTTTATGGAAGCACCCCCACCACCGGCAGCTTACAGTGATTTGAATGAAGATTTGGAGGATTTACGGTTATTGTTAGAAGCAGAAACCTTTGATCCTGAAATTGCTCCTGTCGTGCATTTAAAGGTGGTGAGTGTGACAGGATTGAATGAACAGATGGTTGTGCTTCTGACTCAGTATTTAGAATCTATCCAATTACCTACAGGTTTTAGCGGCGATTTAGTGTTTGAGTTGCAGATAAATAAAGGACGAGTCAGACAGGTGTTGTTTGATGAAGAGGCTTCTTCTCTTAAAGAACAGACTGTAATTGATATTATCAGGCGATCGCTTGTTTCTTGGCGTATCCCTCAATTGCTCACAAATACAGTGTCTCTAACACTGCGATTGCAAACCTAATACAAAATTATACCGGGTTTATCCCGGTTTTTCTTCCCCTACACCCCCACACCCTTACACCCCTAAACCCCTATTTTTGATCAGATAAAACTGTATAAGCTTCATTCAACAAACGCATTTTTTCCTGCGCTTGTTTTTGCATCTGGGGTTGGTTCACAAATAAATCTGGATGCCATTTTTTAACTAAAGTTTTATAAGTCTGTTTAACATCAGCAAAGGCTGCATCTTGTGGCAAACCTAAAATTTTATAAGCGCGCGCAATTTTATCTTTTTCGGCTTGGTTTTGGGGTGGTTTGCGTGCTTGCTGATTTTGAGTTTGCGTTGTTTGTTGCTGATTATTTTGATTACCAGGAGAACGCATTTGAGCTTTTATTTGGGCGATTTCTTCATCTAGTTCCCATTTACGAAACTTTTCTTCTAGCTCTGCGGGATTGGGTGCGGGTGTTGTTTTTGGTGGTGGTGGTGGTGAGTAAACTTGTTGTTTTGGTGGTTCAACTTTTTTCTCAGTGGTTTTAGTTGTATTTTCCGGTTGTGGTGGACGAGTATAAATGCGTTCTTGCTGTCGAGAAGACTTTTGTTGAGGTTGGGGTTGACTAACTTTGGGTATTTCTA contains:
- a CDS encoding VWA domain-containing protein, yielding MIFKGSWSIKRLTAAFGVLLLTACNGNANSDDNFTGLKVKLLVGSALGDFCTQAAKNFNATQPKLNNGTAFRVSCEAQGSGDVVTQVVNSATQLKNGTLSADAADLPTIISLDGDIYHSQLIYRINQIYPGQNYIPEITDAQLIANTPMVFMAQPDVAEGLKKVADPYQALITAKTHKDIDPGAPALTVNYVHTAPTRSNSGLQTLVAQYASVSGKRPEELTVADVQKFQPQIQQIQSKITRYGVSTNSLAQAMVKNGPFWASVGSVYESSVIAANSSLQPGQQRYTAVYPKVTFTSNMRAIIPNVPWVSADEKAAAEKFITYWRSPETQKIATDLGLRPGTPGVALGGKFAPDFGVDSQAKYDSLRPPKPEVVDAMLKSWQEASKKPSLVVVVVDSSGSMEGNKLPAVQNTLLNYVKNLGVKEQIALIDFDSDIRPPVLVDGTPEGRDRGLQFISGLRADGGTKLYDAAIYARDWLQKNRRQNAINAVLILTDGEDSGSQTSLEQLSTELQKSGFSTDQRIGFFTIGYGKEGEFNPNALKKIAESNGGYYSQGNPETISRLMSDLQVEF
- a CDS encoding peroxiredoxin yields the protein MALRLGDTVPNFTQASTHGDIDFYTWAGDSWVVLFSHPADYTPVCTTELGTVAKLKPEFDKRNVKAIALSVDDVESHNGWVGDIEETQSTTLNYPILADADRKVSDLYDMIHPNANAAVTVRSVFVIDPNKKLRLSFTYPPSTGRNFDELLRVIDSLQLTDNYSVATPADWKDGDDCVIVPSLKDPEVLKEKFPKGYQEIKPYLRMTPQPNK
- a CDS encoding Uma2 family endonuclease gives rise to the protein MLSSSFVIQMPPSMQMTDEQFFDFCQVNRDLRIEMNQFGEISIMPPTGSETGNRNFNVALQVGVWSEKDGTGICFDSSTGFTLSTGAKRSPDASWMKLERWNALSSEQQQVFAPICPDFVIELRSPSDNLQPLKDKMAEYMQEPGVQLGFLIDRKHRQVYIYRPGQPEECLENPDTVSADPILPGFSLNMSKIW
- a CDS encoding NB-ARC domain-containing protein gives rise to the protein MSNSLKASTTGLGIVDKARKRLGWTKTSTARWWQDAHTSRATLRRFWQGDRIQQEIFIAICQAVGINDWQSIAEIPNADFEETSTQYLDWDEAPDVESFYGRNQELTQLEEWILAHRCKLIIITGIAGIGKTSLALALADRIQLKFDGLIWKTLHFTPSLVSLLDGLLHTFKQTPVDDIPSDTAKLIHHLQQRRCLLILDGLDKSEKHYHQFIQQLSHAHHQSCIILTSREQPNIIDSNTKTVRSLTLTALPKDDAVKLLQARGFTGKEIGLLPLIQLYRGNPLALKLVTPLIQSVFGGNIAAFLSQNTIVIGDGLRPTGGHRLRVIFKQQFEQLSDLEQNILYWLAIWQQPISFSRLQTHLLISLDPATILDAIVSLERRSLLEKWICSDAPAFTLQPLVMKIVTDELVESGTQEIIQVMQSHDIADFKILRTHWLLRPGSDDIVGDRILHQLQEKLWQIYGGNLVQNLQQILLLLNNKSPLAIGYIASNITTIINRLG
- a CDS encoding UPF0175 family protein → MSIVIPDEILAATRMTDAELKQEIAVMLFQKDKLTLAQASRLAGMNRIAFQHLLASRQIPVHYGLDDFEQDIKNLQDMGRL
- a CDS encoding HNH endonuclease; the protein is MNLENKGLRELFSLANQIGNKRYHKLTHQDFEKYREFDYWRYVNGDYECGTTQESRDWVTENSDSYCPICEQHYSVKGGKTIDHKLPRSQYPWLSMNFHNLWVICRDCNQEKSEMNWYEYEHYIFVNYHDWYPVVKAARPKLLLHSLKD
- a CDS encoding VIT domain-containing protein; translation: MTQPLEHQAGGLYVQTPEQQQIAFPLKHTEVQAKIAGNISRVEVTQSFENPFTTTLEAVYIFPLPDEAAVDDMLIRIGEKTIRGSIKKRQEAQQIYEQAKQQGRTAGLLEQERDNIFTQSLANIQPGEQIDVIIRYSESLKFTAGNYEFVFPMVVAPRYIPGIPIEGNAGGVGSATAPMTQNQDTDIVPDGSRLNAPILPSGMRSPHDINVTIEIDAGVEVQNIQSPSHQIQISYAEKRVLVKLAGGDTIPNKDLILRYQVAGESTQATVLSQADERGGHFALYLIPALRYRENQVVPKDVVFLIDTSGSQMGAPLMQCQELMRRFINGLNSDDTFSIVDFSDTTRQLSPVPLANNAQNRTRAINYINRLTANGGTEMLRGIRAVLNFPVTDPGRLRSIVLLTDGYIGNENQILAEVQQHLQPGNRLYSFGAGSSVNRFLLNRIAELGRGISHIIRHDEPTDKVVDKFYRQINNPVLANINLQWEGDGDAPIIYPATPPDLFAEQPLVLFGKKPDARGGKLHITGIVAGGTRYQNTINLEFEEAGNPAIAQLWGRSRIKELMNKMVSGDTKLGVQAVTDTALTYQLLSQYTAFVAVSDDVRVNSRQGSVAVQVPVEMAEGISYQGIYGSAVSAAAPPPIMANMVSPAPEFLQRKRSLASPITPEAETEFSSFHLEELNELSFSDLSDCFMEAPPPPAAYSDLNEDLEDLRLLLEAETFDPEIAPVVHLKVVSVTGLNEQMVVLLTQYLESIQLPTGFSGDLVFELQINKGRVRQVLFDEEASSLKEQTVIDIIRRSLVSWRIPQLLTNTVSLTLRLQT